A window of Mercenaria mercenaria strain notata unplaced genomic scaffold, MADL_Memer_1 contig_3206, whole genome shotgun sequence genomic DNA:
CCTTTTCATACAGGATTCATCTGATTATTAGAAATGAATGATTAGGCTAACTTTTTTGTTTGcaaatacatttacatataatatacataGGTTTAATGTCTCTGCTCATAGTGTTAGCAAATATACAATATAGAAaagttaaataactgaaattctgATATGTTTCAAGTACTTTATTTCGGAAAATTTTACATCGGCCAGAGAAGATAGCCAGAAAATGTTGTAAAACGCGAGCTTCGTACTTGGGTTCCCCAGTGTTCCACGATTCTCACCCAGACTTTCTCACCTTTGTAACATTCAGTTATCCCCGAGTTAAAACCTTGGTCGAATCTTGTAGTGGACTTGTCTGTTGCCGCATACATCCGAACAACCACATACCCGTTTTTAACGATTTCGGTCTGAACGTAATCGTATCGTTGAGCCATTACTGAAGATTGGAACACGTAAACTCCGCTGACAGGACATGTGAACTTACTGGTTGAAGTATCAAATCCTTGGCCTTGGTTGATAAGAATTTCATCAAAAGGAATAGTTTGCTCTGGCTGCAGGTGGTACGCATGGCTCGATAAGTAGGATGAAAAGGCAATTTGGACATTGCTGGTCGTAGCTGTGTTTCGCAATTTATGTGGCGCTGAAGTGTTAGAAAAGACAGAACaaaaattaaatgagccgtgccatgagaaaaccaacatagtggctttgcgaccagcatggatccagaccagcctgcgcatccgcgcagtctggtcacgatccatgctgttcgctaaaggtttctctaattgcagtaggctttaaaagcgaacagcatggatcctgaccagactgcgtggatgcgcaggctggtctggatccatgctggccgcaaacccactatgttggttttcccatggcacggctcaaatagtgaTTGTCACAACTTAAAGCAGATTCTGGCTGTCATGGTTCAACCATCTAAATTCATGTTGGATTTTTTGCAATGTAAAGAATACTTTCTGGAAACAATTATAAACTCAGGCTGATATATATTTTAGGATTGTTGTCTTTTTCCTGAGAAATATTAGATGAAGTTTTGAGATGGACTGGAACCTGAATGTCATCATTCTTTAGCCTGAAATGTAGAGTTAGATTTTAAATTGCTCTCTGTCACTATTAAGTACATGTAATCAAACTTTTCAGGAATTCTCCTCTACCCACAGTCAGCTCAGCAAAATTTCAGGAACATATATATCcatgtataatcataaatgtgcacCTGTGTATAATACACATCCCTGAATTCAGCCCAAAATCCttggaaaaaaacaaacacattttttggtCAGTTTTTGAGGTAAATTGAAAACAAAGGTTGAGTTTACATTGACACTGGTAGTAAATCTATCTCTGCGGTGGAGAGCGGAAATAGTCTTGCTGTACTATGAgtatcaattttttattttgtgaaaataatattgttatacatgtatttgttttttctttattttaaaattactgttATGAATAAATAGAAAGCAGTAACTCTTGTTTTCAGTATCTCGGAATGGCatcttctttcataaaaaatgacAGGATTTTCTCAATTTAACCAATTACTAAGAGTATGATCGACTTTTGTTATGATCTGTTGAAGATCAAAAGGGCTGAAAATTATCTATACTTGTGTATAATAATTATGCTCCCATGATtcggggggagtggggggggggaggggtccTTGGGGTCAAAGAAATGCACATTATACATGTGTAGCGAGGGTAGCATGAACATAGAAATTGATGCCTGCAGTGTCTGGCTTGTAGAGGCTACACGGTTATACCAGGGAGCCTGCCCATgccagttttgaccttgaccttcttgATGTAACTTAAAACTCAACAGAAACAAACTAAACAGCAAATTGAAAGGTGCAGGGGAAAAGGTGCTAGCAAGTTGTTAAACAAGTTACTAACcgttcaagataagatgtcagTTGAGTTGAACAGATCAACATAAGTACATCTATTATTTGACATGGTTCAGGCATTTACTATCGAGAAAATAGTCACATTATATTTACTGAGAGGTTGTTGTCGGAACAAATATTCACATTATATTTACCAAGTTAAACAGAATGTTGTtggaacaaatatttacattatatatactAACAGGTCTTTTTCggaataaatatttacattatatttacttATAGGGTTGTTGTTAGAAAAATAGCTACTTTCACCCATTTCAAATATCAAAgaataaacgtgtttatatttatcTGACATGTTGTCTTAAATGATTAGTATATTTAACAGTATGATTGTAAAATGTCAGTCCTTTGCTAGGTCAGTATCAAGATTATTTTATCTGTGAAATGTAGACATTTCGTAATGTATGCAGTCTTTGGATTTTTTAGGTCAAATATATGCAGTTTGTTAGCATTAAAGAATTAGAACacttacaaaatattgaaaatgcttTTTGGCATTTACATAATATAGAAAAATTtacaacatactgaaaatgttttttgcatttataaaatattgaaagtgttcatactatttaaaaaatatttgaaaatgtttgacaatttcaatgtgtaattttaattaaagctatttaactaaattgaaatttttaagctttttttgaaaaaaaaaaagatgttgaaGCTATATAGCCTTCAGTAGGAATCTGTTCCTGGTTGTTCTTGAGGGTTAGGTAGATTACAAGAAGTCAGTCTTAGCAAAGCAACAAGCTAATGTTTTCAATGACAATTTGACAGAAGAAGACAAAATCTCTTAAATCATTTGTAAATTGTATCTGAATTCATTTGTCCATCAAACCTTATTTCCTTATTAATGtgtatttcgatgtaaatgagaagTGGAACccaaatttgtagtcctgtttggcgccatataacctatactgtgttggtgcgccataaaacccaaataaataaataaatattattaatgtGGGGAAGAGGCTGGACCACTAAGCTCAGCAGGGAGAGGACAGACCAATAGAATGTaaggttgtgagtttgatccatGGTTGAGGCATATGAACTCGGTGAAAGTTTGATAGAAGGCAGTGCTATCTGAAATAATTTGGCCTGCACTCTTGATTCATTAGTTGCTTGCAGAGAACAAATTAGTACCAGTACAGAATCGGGGGAACAGGAGTTTGATTAGATACCTGCCATCTACAaaactgaactactgttgaagACATGCCCTAAAACCCAAAACAGATTATGGGAGGAAATTAACTGTTAGTTTTGGAATACTGGAACTACCAGTACTGGTACTAAATCTAGGAAAGCTGGATACGTTAACTAAGTGTGGTTGCATAACTGTATACTTCTGAAAATCAATGCTAAACTGAAATCAAATTAGCTTGCGACCCCAGTGGAATTTAAATCTTCCAACCTTTTTAGTTTAAGGCAAATAAACCAGTTCTGTCTCTGTCTTCACTAAAGCCCCATGGTAGAAAGGGTGTGAATAGAAATGAATTTTACCTTGGCTCTcttcttgtatatattttgtagagCTTCCGTTATGATATACATTTAAGTTTCCTGGTCTAATGGCAGTTTTTCCAGACAGGTCTTTGGTGAAGATTTCATTTGATTTATGTGTGTGGGTCATATCATTTTTATCAGCAATATTTTTTGGTTCACTTTTAACAGAATTAAGCTTGTCAATGAACTTTTCAGCATCAGAAAGTCTTTCCTCagtttgataaagctttttttcaaCATAAGCTAATTTCTGCTCATAGAAATTCCCGGTGTCTTCTGCTTTCTGGAGCAAGTTTTCAACTTCTGCTACCTTCTGCTGATAATATTTTCTAACATCTTCAGTTTCATGAAGTTTCTTTTCTACTGTAGCTAATTTCTGTTCATAGAACTTCTCACtgtttgaaaactgattttttaataGTGATAATTCATTAAGCACACTTATCAAGAAATCTTCCGGAACTATTTCTTTAATAGCATTACATGTATTAATACTCGCAATAAAACAAGTTATCAGAATTACTTTTGCTAAATCCATGTTTGCTTCTTGAGAGATCTCTAGTGTAAGGTTCTTATCTTTTAACGGGGCATTTTATGTGAAATTCGGATGAATGAATATTTCTATATTAGTAATTTTATCAGTGAATTCCATCATGCatgtgtatattttgaattttttttaacaacattGTTGAACTTGAATATACTTCAGACATAGATATCTGGTCAGTTGTTTCAACTCCACCATCTGCCaatttccacaaaaaaaaaaataaaaaaaaataaaaaaaatggaaaaaccttttaGAACATCGGTATGTGTGTACTCTTGTGATATCTACTAAAACAAGACTGCCGCTAAAACACTGAAAGACAAAATCTGTTAAAGGTTGACATTTCATTTCTAGAATTCTCCCCTTAATATGAAAGTTTATGCAAGAATACTAAGAGTGACATTATATCAAGTTACATTGAATCAAAGCATTGCAGACATGATTCATTTAACGCAGTATTGAAGTGATAGAAACTTACGAATTTTAGTACTTCCATTTTAGCCCATTTTCATAGTTTGTCCATTGTAGATAAAAAGCACTACTGTAACACCTCTCTGTATAGCCTTGCTATCCTGTGACTTAAACCTGATCAACAATACTTTTACAATATTGATCAAATTTCTCTAATTATGGTGTGTCTGTCCCTGCACCCCACCCCCTACCCCACACTCACCTCCTTCCATCTATACACCATTATAAAAGACAGACTGAAAACTAGAGACACTCAACTGAAATATGTCTGAAAAGTTGTGTTAGAATAACATTGCTCTGAATTTG
This region includes:
- the LOC128552833 gene encoding caprin-2-like, whose product is MDLAKVILITCFIASINTCNAIKEIVPEDFLISVLNELSLLKNQFSNSEKFYEQKLATVEKKLHETEDVRKYYQQKVAEVENLLQKAEDTGNFYEQKLAYVEKKLYQTEERLSDAEKFIDKLNSVKSEPKNIADKNDMTHTHKSNEIFTKDLSGKTAIRPGNLNVYHNGSSTKYIQEESQAPHKLRNTATTSNVQIAFSSYLSSHAYHLQPEQTIPFDEILINQGQGFDTSTSKFTCPVSGVYVFQSSVMAQRYDYVQTEIVKNGYVVVRMYAATDKSTTRFDQGFNSGITECYKGEKVWVRIVEHWGTQVRSSRFTTFSGYLLWPM